From the genome of Fundidesulfovibrio putealis DSM 16056:
CCCTGGGTGGCGTAACACCACTGCACCAGCCCGGAGCAGTCGAACCCGCTTGAGGGGTTGTCTCCGCCGCTGCGGTAGGGAACGCCTATCTGCGAGCGGGCGGCCTGGGTGACGGAGGCCTTTTTCTGGGGCCTGTCCGGCACCACCGGCTCGGTGATGGCGCAGCCCGAAAGCATCAAAAGGGCCAGGAGTCCCAGGAGGTGCGGGGCGGCACGGCGGCGGCTTGGGCCATGGGAACTGGAGTGCTGCATACGCCTTCGATGATAGTGCCGGGGCGCTCCTGCGGCAAGGGGGAGCCCTGAAGAAAACCTGGGCCGGGGCATGCCCTGCAACCCCATGATAATCCTGCCCGAAAAACCCGTCTGGACAGGTTGGAAAGGCTGGGCCATAGTGCCCCCGCATGAGAGCACGACACATCATCATCGCAGCCGTGCTGGCAGCTGGCCTGGCGCTGGTCTGGGACGGCGAGCGCAGCACCACCCGGGGTGCCGCCTCCGAGGCGGCCGTCCGCAAGACGTCGCAGACCGGCCAGAATATCGGGCCGGATGGTTCGCGGACCATGGACCCCGTGTGGCAGCCCGTGGCCGAACGCCTGGTCCGGGAAGGCATCCCGCGCGACGCCGTCGATTCCTACTTCAGCGACCCCTCGGTCACTTTCGATGCGTCCATCATGGCCCACAAAGTGGACCGCATCGTGCGCAAGCGCTTCGATCCCCAGCCGGCCCCCACCAAGCGCACCCTTCAGCAGAGCAGCTACGGCCACTACCTGAAGCCGTGGGTGCTGGCCTGGGCGGGCGATTACGCCAGGGCCAACCAGGCCGCGCTGCAGAAAGCCGAGGCCGCCTACGGAGTCCCGCAGGACGTGATCGTGGCGCTTCTTCTGGTGGAGACCAAGCTCGGCACGTTCCTGGGCAAGGATGAGGCCTTCCAGGTGCTGGCCAGCATGGCGGCCAGCGACTC
Proteins encoded in this window:
- a CDS encoding lytic murein transglycosylase; protein product: MRARHIIIAAVLAAGLALVWDGERSTTRGAASEAAVRKTSQTGQNIGPDGSRTMDPVWQPVAERLVREGIPRDAVDSYFSDPSVTFDASIMAHKVDRIVRKRFDPQPAPTKRTLQQSSYGHYLKPWVLAWAGDYARANQAALQKAEAAYGVPQDVIVALLLVETKLGTFLGKDEAFQVLASMAASDSLASIRPYLTTVGQNADRAAYADVSAKDRAEWAYQELKALILHARASGKNPLLIPGSIYGAIGICQFMPTNALRFGVDGDGDKEVDLFGPQDAIPSIANYLVGHGWKPAMNYDQQRTVIYAYNHSDLYSLAVMTVAEKLRQGRTGR